From a single Sulfolobus sp. E5-1-F genomic region:
- a CDS encoding end-filament protein, protein MKSKAIFLSISIIYVLGILPAFVITQASISPPPLYVMQAVSAQIQQLWSKSPTGTYAFHEAPSVNNSFWIDDNAKFLESIAPWWQSYSSYVNSTLQFIQQGDVNGLFIKRLEYPLNPLQSITIGNLSGYTNGFYDILGNPLQNSMRIATYYNPTLAVTYLFGNVVRYPNGILVNIEQGLENPITDGGFGETGGQNPPWESLNTATLVNDSIVSIVNNAKTYLNLTGPDFYGFPSEQLQYNFPIVNVLPHYLTFQNVNGILGQYNYQGKFVPFNVTLVLQSSSINRIYLEFIWKNSTSGTYVLTDMPVYFKANGQWQQVIVTVPASVLPKYYNLGTLSTIPLLVAIGLDLPGSSPSQTGPTGVYVGNVATNYPTTFGPQFNVTNKGSYVIFNESWKSDSLGATFWIAYVLGQGNAIEVLASAPVNQSWIYVGFNCLATIGTGYTILQTPNGILKNYQNSDNISWTYLGPNFGKWMLLSTNYAPNWIGDYQLLFVFPMAGTSNPYMDTLNNTVYMGDPTEVRNTLYFRNYTTLPRYFEWVQIAYENHGNSSGVFGFFLIPSVDYLVNPSVIVNDMFPSSLTAYSPSSIPNYWWEAVWGENYYEGEIIYALALLGKYGNSQALQMAQQAWLSYYNQLKAYNGATYTSSLARFIMATILLYNITGNSQYSSAYTQLANWLLQYQNQSKYATIYIPMWYHKDVYVPSVNGFKTYGYIINRTAQMDVGTVISGTSIAINFFEDIPLNTSYGIYLLTNGTGKLPFTYQNTLNVSGTFVTYIWMNGGGIATTVNITVTVQIAYDGNVLQTIGSATYTNVPIQPGGTSGSPPFYPVKIVVPVLTTITAPPNSTLIVGWNIKAPQTVYVLIDSTNGPSNVTIPLSWPNPFYGLFTLPEIYNPNPGVHNYPQPYFLDVSAMAGQALMALYTVTKNSTYLEDAELVEHTIHYGSVPTPTYGILGVPNPPVEPRLWVYADYSAVDADYYTYKSELVSEFADSIGNNTLASLAISRVWQRTSYTYPTSYIYYVDRYGSRLEMNSETQPWGDVATQLYVNTWSPQNLDLFWASLPNNSYIINQTWNGTALYIHVFMYNQSQVQLLFATTITNFNIIVNGNYTNYKVNHQILQIIVNLRQGTNTLIIVPNSVNQTKLILLSLIVYFIVVAFAYVFSKSKLITALVSLVAVAVIYALALWPVYIIFLVGAVSLFMLFYALRRRGKEDRG, encoded by the coding sequence ATGAAGAGTAAAGCGATATTTCTATCTATATCCATAATATATGTATTAGGTATATTACCAGCTTTTGTTATAACACAAGCGAGTATATCACCCCCACCGCTTTACGTAATGCAAGCAGTATCTGCTCAGATTCAACAGCTCTGGTCAAAGAGTCCTACTGGGACTTACGCTTTTCATGAAGCTCCCTCAGTGAACAATAGTTTCTGGATTGACGATAATGCAAAATTCTTAGAATCGATAGCACCTTGGTGGCAAAGCTATTCTTCTTATGTGAATTCAACATTACAATTTATACAACAAGGGGATGTAAATGGACTCTTTATCAAAAGACTTGAATATCCATTGAACCCTCTCCAATCAATAACAATCGGCAATTTATCAGGGTACACTAACGGATTCTACGATATACTAGGGAACCCACTGCAGAATTCCATGAGGATTGCGACATACTATAATCCAACATTAGCTGTGACTTATCTATTTGGAAATGTTGTCCGGTACCCGAACGGAATATTAGTGAATATTGAACAAGGATTAGAAAACCCAATCACCGATGGTGGATTTGGCGAGACAGGTGGGCAAAATCCACCTTGGGAGTCCTTAAACACTGCAACGCTTGTAAATGATTCGATTGTAAGCATAGTGAATAACGCGAAAACATACTTGAACCTCACTGGACCAGACTTCTATGGATTCCCCTCTGAACAATTACAATATAACTTCCCAATTGTCAATGTCCTTCCTCATTATTTGACGTTTCAGAATGTAAACGGAATTCTAGGACAATATAATTATCAGGGTAAATTCGTCCCATTCAACGTAACACTTGTACTTCAATCTTCTTCCATTAATAGAATTTACCTAGAATTTATCTGGAAAAACAGTACAAGTGGTACTTACGTGCTGACAGATATGCCAGTATACTTTAAAGCAAATGGGCAATGGCAACAAGTTATAGTCACAGTGCCCGCTAGTGTATTGCCAAAGTATTACAATCTGGGAACGTTATCCACTATACCATTATTGGTTGCTATAGGTCTCGATTTACCTGGGAGTAGCCCATCGCAGACTGGACCAACGGGCGTTTATGTAGGCAATGTTGCAACAAATTACCCCACTACTTTCGGTCCGCAGTTTAATGTGACAAATAAAGGAAGTTATGTTATCTTCAACGAGAGTTGGAAGAGTGATTCTTTAGGTGCCACATTTTGGATAGCGTATGTTCTGGGCCAAGGCAATGCAATTGAAGTATTAGCGTCAGCACCCGTAAATCAGTCTTGGATTTATGTTGGCTTCAATTGCTTAGCAACCATAGGAACTGGATATACTATTCTTCAAACGCCTAACGGAATTCTGAAAAACTACCAGAACAGTGACAACATTAGTTGGACTTATTTAGGTCCAAATTTTGGAAAATGGATGCTGTTATCAACCAATTACGCACCAAACTGGATAGGTGATTATCAACTACTCTTCGTCTTTCCAATGGCAGGAACTTCTAATCCGTATATGGATACATTAAACAACACTGTTTACATGGGTGATCCAACAGAGGTCCGCAATACGCTATATTTTAGAAATTACACCACTTTGCCGAGATACTTCGAATGGGTACAAATCGCTTATGAAAATCACGGAAATTCATCTGGAGTGTTTGGGTTCTTCTTGATACCTAGCGTAGATTACTTGGTGAATCCATCAGTGATAGTTAACGACATGTTTCCATCTAGCTTAACAGCATACAGCCCGTCTTCAATACCAAACTATTGGTGGGAGGCAGTTTGGGGCGAGAATTATTATGAAGGCGAAATAATCTATGCTTTAGCATTATTGGGCAAATACGGGAATTCACAAGCATTGCAAATGGCCCAACAGGCATGGCTATCTTATTATAATCAATTGAAAGCGTATAATGGGGCAACTTACACATCTTCATTAGCGCGATTTATTATGGCAACAATATTATTGTATAACATAACGGGGAATTCTCAATACTCTTCAGCATACACACAATTGGCAAATTGGCTTTTGCAATATCAGAATCAGAGCAAATATGCGACAATCTATATCCCAATGTGGTACCATAAAGATGTTTATGTCCCCTCTGTGAATGGATTCAAGACTTACGGGTACATCATCAATAGAACTGCACAAATGGATGTGGGTACAGTCATTAGCGGTACATCGATCGCGATCAACTTCTTCGAAGATATTCCGCTAAATACATCATACGGAATATATTTGTTGACTAATGGGACTGGGAAATTGCCATTCACATATCAGAATACATTAAATGTAAGCGGGACCTTTGTGACGTATATTTGGATGAATGGCGGAGGGATCGCAACTACGGTAAATATTACGGTAACGGTCCAGATAGCGTATGATGGGAACGTCCTGCAGACCATTGGCTCTGCAACATATACAAATGTTCCGATTCAGCCTGGAGGGACCAGCGGTTCCCCACCATTCTATCCTGTTAAGATCGTAGTACCAGTATTAACTACAATAACCGCACCGCCGAACTCCACATTAATCGTAGGCTGGAACATCAAAGCACCGCAAACCGTGTACGTCTTAATCGATAGTACAAATGGACCTTCTAATGTAACAATTCCATTATCATGGCCAAATCCATTCTATGGTTTGTTCACGCTCCCAGAAATCTACAATCCGAATCCGGGAGTCCATAATTATCCACAGCCATACTTCTTAGATGTTTCAGCAATGGCTGGGCAAGCTCTAATGGCATTATACACAGTTACTAAGAATTCTACATATCTTGAAGATGCAGAATTAGTAGAACACACAATTCACTATGGATCGGTGCCTACGCCAACATATGGGATACTAGGAGTGCCTAATCCGCCAGTAGAACCTAGGCTATGGGTTTACGCTGATTATTCCGCTGTTGACGCGGATTACTATACATATAAATCTGAATTAGTCAGCGAGTTTGCGGATAGTATCGGCAATAACACATTAGCCAGCCTAGCAATAAGCAGAGTATGGCAGAGGACCAGCTATACATACCCCACTAGCTACATTTATTATGTAGACAGATATGGCTCAAGGCTAGAAATGAATAGTGAAACACAGCCATGGGGTGATGTAGCCACTCAGCTTTATGTGAATACATGGAGTCCCCAAAACTTGGATCTCTTCTGGGCCTCGTTGCCTAACAATAGCTATATCATAAACCAGACTTGGAACGGAACTGCACTATATATACATGTATTTATGTATAACCAAAGCCAAGTTCAGCTATTATTCGCTACTACAATAACGAATTTCAATATAATCGTAAACGGAAATTATACGAACTATAAGGTAAATCATCAAATATTGCAAATAATTGTAAATCTAAGGCAAGGAACGAATACATTAATAATCGTACCAAACTCGGTAAATCAAACTAAATTGATACTACTTAGTTTAATAGTGTACTTCATCGTAGTGGCCTTCGCGTATGTATTTAGCAAATCGAAACTAATTACAGCTCTAGTGAGCTTGGTCGCTGTAGCGGTAATCTATGCGTTAGCCTTATGGCCTGTATATATAATATTTCTTGTGGGGGCTGTGAGTCTATTTATGTTGTTTTATGCGTTACGTAGAAGGGGCAAAGAAGATAGGGGCTAA
- a CDS encoding tetratricopeptide repeat protein, giving the protein MERIVELEEQIKKEKNKEKRNILYTMLIQEYYNLYKKYKNTELLDRALSIANEIEKKNPTVLNTLGLIYLEKGMPDIAILTFKELLSKYNLNNEDKNIILYNLSLAYFQKGELLNAYNTLKGLVVNSRGEINTLSKKLLAKVCLALGEIRYIEEARELLEEFEIPSEDLAITYAALAKYYNDTKLLKKAKDIALALGNDKILADILSISDDEKDLRRAIQIYEKLGDYNSQLKPLYKLSNNDPSLFVKILEKMVNLEDSKDKLVILYDIYKRTKIPQFLKEAIKTAEKLQDYLFLARAYSELANYEEEVTNLRKAISFYEKYIEKSQK; this is encoded by the coding sequence ATGGAAAGGATAGTAGAGCTTGAAGAACAAATAAAAAAGGAGAAGAACAAGGAGAAGAGAAATATTCTATATACTATGCTTATTCAAGAATATTATAATCTCTATAAAAAATATAAAAATACTGAGCTCCTAGATAGAGCACTATCCATAGCTAACGAAATTGAAAAGAAAAACCCTACTGTCTTGAATACTCTGGGGCTAATATACCTAGAGAAAGGAATGCCAGATATTGCAATTTTAACCTTTAAAGAATTACTTAGCAAGTATAATCTAAATAATGAAGATAAAAATATCATTCTATATAATTTATCTTTAGCCTATTTTCAAAAAGGAGAGCTGTTAAACGCATATAATACACTAAAAGGCTTAGTAGTAAATTCAAGAGGAGAGATAAATACGCTAAGCAAAAAATTATTGGCTAAAGTTTGCCTAGCATTAGGGGAAATCAGATATATTGAAGAAGCGAGAGAGTTGTTAGAGGAATTCGAAATTCCCTCTGAGGATCTTGCCATAACATATGCTGCGTTAGCTAAATATTATAATGACACTAAACTACTAAAAAAGGCTAAAGATATCGCTTTAGCTTTAGGAAATGACAAGATACTAGCTGATATACTTTCAATATCCGATGATGAGAAAGATCTAAGAAGAGCAATACAGATTTATGAAAAACTCGGAGATTACAACAGCCAATTAAAACCGTTATATAAGCTGTCCAATAATGATCCATCCTTATTTGTGAAAATATTGGAAAAAATGGTAAATCTTGAAGATAGTAAAGACAAGCTCGTCATCCTTTATGATATTTACAAGAGGACGAAAATACCACAATTCCTTAAAGAAGCAATAAAAACTGCTGAAAAACTTCAAGATTATCTTTTCCTAGCTAGGGCTTACTCAGAATTAGCTAATTATGAAGAAGAAGTAACTAACTTGAGAAAAGCCATTTCATTCTACGAAAAGTACATTGAGAAAAGTCAAAAGTAA
- a CDS encoding AbrB/MazE/SpoVT family DNA-binding domain-containing protein — translation MPVEEVVKVSRNYQVTIPAKVRQKFPVKEGDLVKVIYDENEGVVKIQILKS, via the coding sequence ATGCCAGTTGAAGAAGTTGTAAAGGTTTCTCGTAACTATCAAGTAACAATACCAGCAAAAGTAAGACAGAAATTCCCAGTAAAAGAAGGAGATTTAGTTAAGGTAATCTACGATGAAAACGAGGGAGTTGTTAAGATTCAGATTTTAAAGAGCTAA
- a CDS encoding nucleoside hydrolase encodes MRHFIIDCDTAEDDILSLYLLLKNNIDVVALTIVEGNISYDQEIRNALWALEQVNREIPVYPGANKPLIKNYMTVEKVHGKGGIGDILVEPRRLRAQEKHAALAIIDLANKYAGKLEFLAISPLTNLALAYLLDNSIVKKIRKVWIMGGAVFGIGNISPVAEFNIWVDPDAAKIVFNAGFDITMVPWDVIINYPVTDEEWNLIKNMKTRMSELYVLMYSHYRKYSSTVQKINGHPHPDAITTAIAIDESIATRKEKRFVVIDNTDNITRGMTLVDRFDADTSWSDKPNAEIVYEINKRMFMEKIYDLLNWF; translated from the coding sequence ATGAGACACTTTATAATAGATTGTGATACTGCCGAAGATGATATATTAAGCTTATATCTTTTATTAAAGAATAACATTGACGTAGTCGCACTAACTATTGTTGAGGGTAATATATCATACGATCAAGAAATAAGGAATGCATTATGGGCTTTAGAACAAGTTAATCGTGAAATTCCAGTGTATCCTGGTGCTAACAAGCCATTAATAAAAAATTACATGACAGTGGAAAAAGTTCATGGAAAAGGTGGAATAGGAGATATATTGGTGGAACCCAGAAGGTTAAGAGCTCAGGAGAAGCATGCTGCATTAGCAATCATAGATTTAGCAAACAAATATGCTGGGAAATTGGAATTTTTAGCTATTTCGCCCCTAACTAACTTAGCTTTAGCTTACCTATTAGATAATTCAATTGTAAAGAAAATTAGGAAAGTCTGGATAATGGGTGGTGCAGTATTTGGAATAGGCAATATTTCTCCGGTAGCAGAATTTAATATTTGGGTAGATCCAGATGCTGCTAAAATAGTATTTAATGCTGGTTTTGACATTACCATGGTACCGTGGGATGTTATAATTAACTATCCAGTAACAGACGAAGAATGGAATTTAATTAAAAATATGAAGACCAGAATGAGTGAACTTTACGTTTTAATGTACTCACACTATAGGAAATACTCCTCGACAGTTCAGAAGATAAATGGACATCCTCATCCTGATGCAATTACAACTGCAATAGCAATCGACGAGAGTATAGCAACAAGGAAAGAGAAAAGATTTGTAGTAATAGACAACACTGACAATATTACAAGAGGAATGACATTAGTAGACAGATTTGATGCTGATACTAGTTGGTCTGACAAACCTAATGCCGAAATAGTTTATGAAATAAATAAGAGGATGTTCATGGAAAAAATATATGATTTGTTAAATTGGTTTTAG
- the leuS gene encoding leucine--tRNA ligase, whose protein sequence is MYSDFFNSIASKWQAEWEKSKVFEASIDYSRPKFFITVPFPYTNSPMHVGHGRTYVNADIYARYLRMRGYNVLFPFAFQFTGTPVLAIADSIRRGDVDMIEFFKNVYGVPEDKIKELGDPYKLAEYFKEEMKNTAKTIGTSIDWRRSFTTTDTRFEKFIHWQLKKLKELGYLVTEDDVVGYCPNDNFPVGMHDTRGDIEPEITTMNVILFEGSDSYNFMVATSRPELIFGVVALMVNPDANYIVVEYEGKNFIVSEKAYRKLSYQKDMKMVKTISISDIVKLHAINPVTGKKLEIIRSKYVDPSLGTGVVMSYPAHDPFHYLAITEANKEFEIIPVIETEGLDEIPGESAVLQTKNTYALKDFMESIYRTEYYKGYMKDTILSLVPDFLKQYVKENIVGKQVQEARKNTIELLKSLNIYDTIYEILNGPIYCRCGAEIVPKRIKNQWFIAYDNPKWKASVLKAINNIELIPSLAKSELEKTIFNTKKEPIGRSRGIGVKLPWDESQIVESLSDSTLYTVLYTIIYKMPIDINDEFFDFIFLGKGDAKELEKKYGTELIQLREEFLYWYPVDQRHTGRDLIQNHIPFYIYNHLAIFGEKYIPKRIIVNGFVRVGGRKMSKSLKNIYTLSKAIKEFGVDPVRIALTSTSDLLQDLDFNENLVIPIAEQLKKVYDLIDRLLSINTEIKELRTADKWLSSKVKEIIEKVNNAITFFEFRDAVNLLLYEMYDVLRDYFDLIEIPNQEVIRKISSIWIRALAPFAPHIAEELWHKISNTFVSLEKYPESNELDLYPDAILEVSYIKEIIENVRELEDLVHKKAEKVVIYINESEKVKELMKNTISAINEGIPLREFVMKTGDKIAEKVYVTLSKLDKSIRDYLLSNEVDEEQIIIKNMNFLLKRLAVSEIIVYDAEDPTVPDIKGKKSQALPLSPAIVIE, encoded by the coding sequence ATGTATAGTGATTTCTTCAATTCCATAGCTTCAAAATGGCAAGCGGAATGGGAAAAAAGTAAGGTATTTGAAGCAAGTATAGATTACTCCAGACCAAAATTTTTCATTACAGTTCCTTTTCCTTATACAAATAGCCCAATGCATGTTGGTCATGGGAGAACCTATGTTAATGCAGATATATATGCTAGGTACTTAAGGATGAGAGGATATAACGTACTATTTCCTTTTGCCTTTCAATTTACAGGTACTCCGGTATTAGCTATAGCTGATTCAATTAGAAGAGGAGATGTTGATATGATAGAGTTCTTTAAGAACGTTTACGGAGTACCAGAAGATAAGATCAAAGAGTTAGGCGACCCATATAAGTTGGCTGAATATTTTAAAGAAGAAATGAAAAATACGGCGAAAACTATCGGAACGAGCATTGACTGGAGGAGATCTTTTACAACAACTGATACTAGATTTGAGAAATTCATACATTGGCAACTAAAAAAACTAAAAGAGCTGGGTTATTTAGTTACTGAGGACGATGTTGTGGGTTACTGTCCTAATGATAATTTTCCGGTAGGGATGCATGATACAAGAGGTGATATAGAACCAGAAATCACTACAATGAATGTTATCTTATTTGAGGGTAGTGATTCCTATAATTTCATGGTAGCTACCTCAAGACCAGAGCTAATATTTGGAGTAGTCGCACTTATGGTAAACCCTGACGCGAATTACATAGTTGTTGAGTATGAAGGTAAGAATTTCATAGTGTCAGAAAAAGCTTACAGAAAATTATCCTATCAGAAGGATATGAAAATGGTAAAAACTATTTCTATATCAGATATCGTTAAATTACACGCTATAAACCCAGTAACTGGAAAAAAGCTTGAGATTATTAGAAGCAAATACGTTGATCCATCATTAGGAACTGGAGTTGTAATGAGTTATCCAGCTCACGATCCATTTCACTATTTGGCAATTACTGAGGCTAATAAGGAATTTGAAATAATACCAGTAATAGAGACTGAAGGACTCGATGAGATACCCGGTGAAAGTGCAGTCTTGCAGACTAAAAACACATATGCGTTGAAGGACTTCATGGAAAGTATCTACAGAACTGAATACTATAAGGGATATATGAAAGATACAATATTATCTCTAGTTCCCGATTTCTTAAAACAATACGTAAAGGAAAACATAGTTGGGAAGCAAGTTCAAGAGGCGAGAAAAAATACAATAGAGTTACTGAAATCTCTAAACATCTACGATACTATTTATGAAATCTTGAATGGTCCAATCTACTGTAGATGTGGAGCTGAAATCGTACCAAAAAGAATAAAGAATCAATGGTTTATAGCTTACGATAATCCTAAGTGGAAAGCGTCAGTACTTAAGGCTATTAACAATATTGAATTAATACCAAGTCTAGCTAAAAGTGAATTAGAAAAAACTATATTCAATACCAAAAAAGAACCCATAGGAAGAAGTAGGGGTATTGGAGTTAAATTACCATGGGACGAGTCGCAAATTGTTGAAAGTCTAAGCGATTCCACGTTGTACACTGTCCTATATACAATAATCTACAAAATGCCCATTGATATTAATGATGAGTTCTTTGACTTTATCTTTCTAGGAAAAGGAGATGCTAAAGAACTAGAAAAGAAATATGGTACAGAGCTCATTCAGCTAAGGGAAGAATTCCTATACTGGTATCCAGTAGATCAAAGGCATACTGGAAGGGATTTGATTCAAAATCATATACCATTTTATATTTATAATCATCTTGCAATTTTTGGTGAGAAATACATACCTAAAAGGATCATAGTCAATGGCTTCGTGAGGGTCGGAGGAAGAAAGATGAGTAAAAGTCTAAAAAATATTTACACACTATCAAAAGCAATCAAAGAATTTGGGGTAGATCCAGTAAGAATAGCACTAACTTCAACTTCGGATCTACTGCAGGATTTAGATTTTAATGAGAATTTAGTAATTCCAATCGCTGAGCAACTAAAGAAGGTTTATGATCTAATAGATAGATTGTTAAGTATAAATACGGAGATTAAAGAACTAAGAACAGCAGATAAATGGCTTTCTTCTAAAGTCAAGGAAATAATAGAAAAAGTGAATAATGCCATCACATTTTTTGAGTTTAGGGATGCTGTGAATTTACTCCTTTACGAAATGTATGATGTTTTAAGAGACTATTTTGATCTAATTGAAATACCCAATCAAGAAGTTATAAGGAAGATATCGTCCATATGGATAAGGGCCCTTGCTCCATTTGCACCACATATCGCAGAAGAATTATGGCATAAAATCTCAAACACTTTTGTTTCTTTAGAAAAGTATCCAGAATCAAATGAATTAGATTTATATCCAGATGCCATACTTGAGGTATCCTATATTAAGGAGATTATAGAAAACGTAAGAGAGCTGGAGGATCTTGTACATAAGAAAGCTGAAAAAGTAGTTATATATATTAACGAGAGCGAGAAAGTCAAAGAACTAATGAAAAATACGATAAGTGCAATTAACGAAGGAATCCCATTAAGGGAATTTGTTATGAAAACGGGGGATAAAATTGCAGAGAAAGTTTACGTCACTCTCTCGAAATTAGATAAGTCTATAAGAGATTATCTATTGAGCAATGAGGTAGATGAAGAGCAAATAATAATAAAGAATATGAATTTCTTGTTAAAGAGATTAGCCGTTTCAGAGATTATAGTATACGATGCAGAAGACCCTACAGTACCAGATATAAAAGGAAAGAAGTCTCAAGCATTACCTTTAAGTCCAGCTATTGTGATTGAATAA
- the priX gene encoding DNA primase noncatalytic subunit PriX has translation MSQEKKVRRIILHYPDDTPAGHIEYTDGFSSIYDNEGNFLFKVEGKFPPPPKKSSDYSWIDKVLEKGLQDSRKRFILYVASRYLVNVKGINEEEALNILKEFYYKLQSGKVYESWLKSVLNGVKKKGLLPWSLKRIEERDKEMYNEIMKVLKNN, from the coding sequence GTGAGTCAAGAGAAAAAAGTTAGAAGAATTATTCTTCATTACCCTGATGATACGCCTGCTGGACACATAGAATATACTGATGGTTTTTCCTCAATTTATGATAATGAGGGAAATTTTTTGTTTAAAGTGGAAGGAAAATTTCCACCTCCACCTAAAAAGTCGTCAGATTATTCGTGGATAGATAAGGTTTTAGAGAAAGGATTACAAGACTCAAGGAAAAGATTTATACTTTATGTAGCATCTAGGTATTTAGTAAATGTAAAGGGTATTAATGAAGAGGAGGCGTTAAATATTCTAAAAGAGTTCTATTATAAATTGCAATCGGGGAAAGTTTATGAATCTTGGTTAAAATCTGTACTGAATGGAGTTAAGAAGAAGGGATTGCTCCCGTGGTCGTTAAAGAGAATAGAGGAAAGAGATAAGGAAATGTACAATGAGATAATGAAAGTATTAAAAAATAACTAA